Proteins from a genomic interval of Vicia villosa cultivar HV-30 ecotype Madison, WI unplaced genomic scaffold, Vvil1.0 ctg.000107F_1_1, whole genome shotgun sequence:
- the LOC131624167 gene encoding uncharacterized protein LOC131624167 produces MRLQQGSDNTSSKELAEFSKWILNVGDGKILEPNDGLVDIEIPQELLITNFEDPIKVIVESTYPNLVNVFQDVAYLQGKEILASTIEVVDKINHYVLDLIPGEEKEYLSYDSIDRTDTNHGQLYVAISIVTTKSGLKILIHDKENVPCSTTTNVVYKKVFFVR; encoded by the exons ATGAGACTTCAGCAGGGAAGCGATAATACAAGTTCTAAGGAATTAGCGGAGTTCTCAAAATGGATCTTAAATGTTGGTGATGGTAAGATACTGGAACCAAATGATGGATTGGTTGACATAGAGATTCCTCAAGAATTATTAATTACCAATTTTGAAGATCCTATCAAAGTTATTGTTGAAAGCACATATCCCAATTTGGTTAATGTATTCCAAGATGTTGCATATCTACAAGGAAAAGAGATTCTTGCCTCAACCATTGAAGTTGTGGATAAAATCAATCATTATGTATTGGACCTAATACCAG gagaagagaaagaatatcTTAGTTACGATTCAATTGATAGAACTGATACGAATCATGGACAACTGTATGTTGCAATTTCAATAGTTACTACTAAAAGTGGTCTTAAAATCTTAATACATGACAAAGAGAATGTCCCGTGCTCGACCACTACAAATGTTGTATACAAGAAGGTTTTCTTTGTTAGATGA